One Triticum dicoccoides isolate Atlit2015 ecotype Zavitan chromosome 4B, WEW_v2.0, whole genome shotgun sequence genomic window carries:
- the LOC119292741 gene encoding F-box/FBD/LRR-repeat protein At1g13570-like: protein MEHNQSRCPLYARLLKIAVEFLRSKDDMQQLFHRAYLPTHYALPDPPVSAAPCLFALPPHDDVDRVSSLPDALLHNIVSRLPAKDAARTAALSRRWRGVWRSGPLVLVDSSLFPATSAVSSVLAAHPGPFRCVHLTSCYMDEFHDLLTGWLQILADKGIQDLVLVNRRWPFGVALPATFLGMTTLTRLYLGPWMFPDTAGLPSATCFRNLRELGLCNVVMESRDLDFVLDRSPVLETLCVEGNMLRLCLRLVSQSLRCVQIIGCFLEEIFVVDAPLLERLIQSEGFTPNGNFTKLKIGHAPKLQLLGYLELDQRHVLEVGNTIIKAASRVSPSTMVPSVGTLALEVCFGVRNDAKMVPGVLRCFPNIETLHIKSGKTDQSSGKLNLKSWHESGTIECIRSRIKLLVFHDFGGGRGELAFLKFFFESALVLQEVVIVFAAAFSSFEEVESKLESLVSMKRTSETTIVLVAACSDPHGGDIRSFKIGSGFSPTDPFANY from the exons atGGAGCACAACCAGTCCCGGTGTCCGCTTTACGCCCGTCTGCTCAAGATAGCGGTCGAGTTCCTCCGCAGTAAGGACGACATGCAACAGCTATTCCACCGCGCCTACCTACCTACCCACTACGCCCTCCCAGACCCGCCCGTCTCCGCCGCCCCTTGCCTCTTCGCCCTTCCCCCCCACGACGACGTCGACCgcgtcagcagcctccccgacgcgcTTCTTCACAACATCGTCTCCCGCCTCCCGGCAAAGGACGCCGCCCGTACCGCCGCGCTCTCCCGCCGCTGGCGCGGGGTCTGGCGCTCCGGCCCGCTCGTCCTCGTCGACTCCAGCCTCTTTCCCGCCACCTCCGCCGTGTCCAGCGTCCTCGCCGCACACCCGGGGCCCTTCCGATGCGTCCACCTCACCAGCTGCTACATGGATGAATTCCATGACCTGCTCACGGGCTGGCTCCAGATCCTCGCTGACAAGGGCATCCAGGATCTCGTCCTCGTAAACCGCCGGTGGCCGTTCGGTGTCGCTCTCCCCGCCACTTTCTTAGGCATGACCACCCTGACCCGCCTCTACCTCGGCCCCTGGATGTTCCCCGACACGGCCGGCCTCCCGAGCGCCACCTGTTTCCGTAACCTCCGTGAGCTCGGGCTCTGCAACGTCGTCATGGAGAGCAGGGATTTGGACTTCGTCCTCGACAGGAGCCCCGTGCTCGAGACGCTCTGTGTCGAAGGGAATATGTTGAGGCTTTGCCTCCGCCTTGTCAGCCAAAGCCTCCGGTGCGTGCAGATCATCGGCTGCTTCCTTGAAGAAATCTTCGTGGTGGACGCCCCACTCCTTGAGCGGCTCATCCAGTCCGAAGGTTTTACCCCTAACGGCAACTTCACCAAGCTGAAGATTGGTCATGCCCCCAAGCTGCAATTGTTGGGATACTTGGAGCTGGACCAAAGGCACGTCCTAGAGGTCGGCAACACCATCATCAAG GCTGCGTCAAGGGTGAGTCCGAGCACCATGGTGCCAAGTGTGGGAACCCTGGCTTTGGAGGTGTGTTTCGGAGTCCGCAATGATGCCAAGATGGTTCCCGGTGTCCTCAGATGCTTTCCGAATATTGAGACGCTCCACATCAAG TCTGGAAAAACCGATCAATCCTCTGGCAAGCTGAACCTGAAGTCCTGGCACGAGTCTGGAACCATAGAATGCATCCGGTCGCGTATCAAGCTGCTGGTTTTTCATGATTTTGGAGGGGGccgcggcgagctcgccttcctcaaATTTTTCTTTGAGAGCGCATTGGTGCTGCAGGAGGTGGTGATTGTGTTTGCCGCTGCCTTCAGTTCGTTCGAAGAGGTAGAATCCAAATTGGAGAGTCTGGTGTCCATGAAACGGACTAGTGAAACCACCATAGTGCTGGTCGCTGCGTGTTCTGATCCTCATGGCGGAGACATTCGGAGCTTCAAAATAGGATCTGGTTTTTCTCCTACCGACCCTTTTGCAAACTACTGA
- the LOC119293756 gene encoding blue copper protein-like, protein MSYLVATSMAVGLLLGAVFPTVKAASGNATASRNTTASALTPFGTNHTVGDGAGWLFDGKANASAANYSAWAANRTFYLGDYLSFRTRTDNTVVHTTNATVYKLCGYDGGTIGGGWKAEEAFLTVMLAAEGANYFFSDAGEGEHCRRGMRFDVTVARGRGLPQIPPSYYEPLSGGTAGRGPGEVVPIWVAVNAAFAALLML, encoded by the exons ATGAGCTATCTTGTGGCAACGTCCATGGCAGTAGGATTACTCCTCGGTGCCGTCTTCCCAACAGTCAAGGCAGCTTCAGGCAATGCAACGGCGAGCCGGAACACGACGGCGTCGGCACTGACACCGTTCGGCACGAACCACACCGTCGGCGACGGTGCCGGGTGGCTGTTTGACGGCAAGGCGAATGCCTCGGCGGCCAACTACTCGGCCTGGGCAGCCAACCGCACCTTCTACCTCGGCGACTACCTCA GCTTTAGGACCCGCACGGATAACACGGTCGTGCACACGACCAACGCTACGGTATACAAGCTCTGCGGCTACGACGGTGGCACCATCGGTGGCGGGTGGAAGGCAGAGGAGGCCTTCTTGACGGTGATGCTAGCTGCGGAGGGCGCAAATTACTTCTTCTCGGACGCCGGCGAGGGGGAGCACTGCCGGAGGGGGATGCGGTTCGACGTCACCGTGGCGCGCGGCCGCGGCCTCCCACAAATACCACCGTCGTACTACGAGCCGCTGTCCGGCGGGACGGCAGGGAGGGGGCCCGGCGAGGTGGTGCCCATCTGGGTTGCTGTGAACGCTGCCTTTGCTGCTTTGCTGATGCTGTGA